A genomic region of Methylobacterium durans contains the following coding sequences:
- a CDS encoding pseudouridine synthase has protein sequence MSAAKTTNLRLDKLLANLGYGSRREIAGLARGGRIRLDGAVLHDADRRIAVTPDLPERMTVDGDRLDPPPGLLLLLHKPVGVTCSHKEAGPLIYGLLPTRWRRRDPALSTVGRLDKETSGLILLTDDGALLHRIISPKASVPKRYQVTLERPLRGDEAEVFASGTLMLEGEDRPLLPVATEVHDATRAAVTLTEGRYHQVRRMFAAIGNHVTALHRDRIGALDLPEDLAPGAFRSASAEDVERIFGAAPGSAPA, from the coding sequence ATGAGCGCCGCCAAGACCACGAACCTGCGGCTCGACAAGCTCCTGGCGAATCTCGGCTACGGTTCGCGGCGCGAGATCGCGGGCCTCGCCCGCGGCGGCCGTATCCGGCTCGACGGCGCGGTGCTGCACGATGCGGACCGGCGGATCGCCGTCACGCCGGACCTGCCAGAACGGATGACGGTCGACGGGGACAGGCTCGACCCGCCGCCGGGCCTGCTGCTCCTGCTGCACAAGCCGGTCGGCGTCACCTGCTCGCACAAGGAGGCCGGCCCGCTGATCTACGGCCTCCTCCCGACCCGCTGGCGTCGCCGGGATCCGGCCCTCTCCACGGTCGGGCGGCTCGATAAGGAAACCTCGGGCCTGATTCTGCTGACGGATGACGGGGCGCTCCTGCACCGGATCATCTCGCCGAAGGCGAGCGTCCCGAAGCGCTATCAAGTCACCCTCGAGCGGCCCCTGCGCGGCGATGAGGCCGAGGTTTTCGCCTCCGGCACGCTGATGCTGGAGGGCGAGGACAGGCCGCTCCTGCCCGTGGCGACGGAGGTGCACGACGCGACGCGCGCGGCCGTGACCCTGACCGAGGGCCGCTATCATCAGGTCCGGCGGATGTTCGCCGCGATCGGCAACCACGTGACGGCCCTGCATCGCGACCGGATCGGCGCCCTCGACCTGCCCGAGGATCTGGCGCCCGGCGCGTTCCGCTCGGCGAGCGCGGAGGATGTCGAGCGGATCTTCGGTGCCGCGCCCGGCTCCGCGCCGGCCTGA